Below is a window of Nitrospira sp. DNA.
TAGGAACCTCGTGCATCTCAAGCGGAATGCGCTTTCTGATCGCTCGGATGGTTTCTCTGACACCCGCACCGGTAATACTCCGGCATATCGGATAAAGCTCGGCCATGAAGTTATGCATCTCTTTGCCTAACTCTTCACCTCTCGATGCCTCTCTGGGGCCGGCTGATGTCATGACGGCAATGCGCTGTGTTTGTGAAATGCCGGCCACGTTCGATCCTTCTCCGACATGACCATAATCGGTGCAGGCCAGGCAATGTTGAACGCAGGATCATCCCATCGAAATCCTCGAGCACTAGTCGGCACATGGAACTCCGACATGGAGTACGCCACTTCGCTGTTTTGTTCGAGCGTGAGAAACCCATGGGCACAACATTTCGGAATGTAAACGGCCCGGTGATTGTCTACCGAGAGCGTCATAGCGACGTGCTGACAGTACGTCGGCGATGCAGGTCGTAAGTCGACGATGACATCATAGATGGCCCCAGCCGTACAGCGAACCAACTTGACTTCCTCATGCGGAGCGGATTGATAGTGAAGCCCTCGCATGGTGCCTTTCCGGGTGTTCAC
It encodes the following:
- the rfbC gene encoding dTDP-4-dehydrorhamnose 3,5-epimerase produces the protein MIFTETALMGVYLIDPEPVRDDRGMFMRTWCQREFEAHGLAIAWVQSSVSVNTRKGTMRGLHYQSAPHEEVKLVRCTAGAIYDVIVDLRPASPTYCQHVAMTLSVDNHRAVYIPKCCAHGFLTLEQNSEVAYSMSEFHVPTSARGFRWDDPAFNIAWPAPIMVMSEKDRTWPAFHKHSALPS